Part of the Halomarina litorea genome is shown below.
CAGTCGCCGAGTTCCTCGCGGACCACCCGAGCGTCGAGCGGGTGCGCTACCCCGGCCTCGACTCCCACCCGCAGTACGACCTCGCCCGCGAGCAGATGACGGGCTTCGGGGGCGTCCTCTCGTTCGAACTCGCCGGGGAGATGGACGACGTCGTCGAGTTCGTCGGGGCGCTGGAGGAGTTCACGCTCGCCGTGAGTCTCGGCGGCGTCGAGAGCCTCATCGAGTGCCCGGCGGCGATGACCCACGAACCCCTGCCGCGTGCCGAACGCGAGGCGGTGGGCATCACGGACACCCTCCTCCGGGTGAGCGTGGGCGTCGAACACGTCGACGACCTGATTGCGGACCTCGAACGCGGCTTCGCCGCCGTCGGCCGTGCCACCGAATCACAGTCGGCGTGACCTTCGAAGTCCCTAAGTAGCCCAGCTAGGTAGTAGGGACAACTCGCTGGGCGGACGGGCACCAGTGGGCACCTGCCTCGGCAGGTCGGGATGTGACTCGCGTCCGGAGGACGCCGGGTTGAACCACGCAACGCCCGTCGGTGATTACACAATGGCACGAAGTTTCTACTCGCACATCCGCGAGGCGTGGGAGTCCCCGAAGGAGGGGAAACTCGCCGAGCTCCAGTGGCAGCGACAGCAGGAGTGGCGCGACCAGGGCGCCATCGAACGCGTCGAGCGCCCCACTCGCCTCGACAAGGCCCGCACGCTGGGCTACAAGGCGAAGCAGGGCGTCGTCGTCGCCCGCGTCTCCGTCCGCAAGGGCGGGGCCCGCAAACAGCGCTTCAAGGCCGGCCGCCGGTCGAAGCGCCAGGGGGTCAACAAGATCACGCGGCGCAAGAACCTCCAGCGCATCGCCGAGGAGCGCTCCCAGCGCCGCTACCGCAACCTGCGCGTCCTCAACAGCTA
Proteins encoded:
- a CDS encoding 50S ribosomal protein L15e, which encodes MARSFYSHIREAWESPKEGKLAELQWQRQQEWRDQGAIERVERPTRLDKARTLGYKAKQGVVVARVSVRKGGARKQRFKAGRRSKRQGVNKITRRKNLQRIAEERSQRRYRNLRVLNSYWVGEDGSQKWFEVILLDPEHPAIQNDDDLNWICDDSQRGRAFRGKTGAGLKGRGLRNRGKGAEKVRPSVNSNRNRGK